ACGTGCACAGTCACCCCACGGCGGACGAGGTGTACGGCATGGTCCGGCAGCGTCTGCCGCGCATCAGCCTGGGAACCGTGTATCGCAACCTCGACCTGCTGGCCGAATCGGGTGATATCCTGAAGCTGGAGTCGGCCGGGGCGCAGAAGCGTTTCGACGGCAACGTCACCCCCCACCAGCACGTGCGTTGCACCCAGTGCGGCCGGGTGGGCGACGTGATGGAACCCGTGCGCCTGCCCGACATTTCGGGCGCGGGGGCCCCCGGCTTCATCATCCTTTCCGGACGCATCGAGTTCGAAGGGGTGTGCGAGGCCTGCGCGTCGAAGAACTGAGCCACCGTATTTCCCATGCCCTTCCCCGCGTAGCTGACTGCATGTTCACTCTTGCGCGGGGTGGGTGGTGATTGTACGTTCGCAGCGTGCAGCCTTGTATGGCTTCGCGATGCACGACGCCCAACAACATGGTTTGAGCGCTCGATCTGTTCGGGGAAGGCGCGGTGTCCGCGTCCGGCGTGGCGTCACGGTCCGGCAGTGCCCGCCAGCCCGTCTCCGCACGGTTCGCACCGTGCACATGCCGTCCGGCATGCCGCACTCCAGACCGTCGCCCCCGAACGTCGTACCCGGCCCGTCGTTCCGGCCCGTCGTTCCGGCCCGTCGTTCCGGACGATCGTGCCATCACCATCGCATCACGGTTCCGGCGGCCTCGCCCGGCAGGCGGGGTGCCGGTTGCATTTTGCGGCGCATGTGGCCGTGCAGCCCCGCGCCATCAGGCTACCTCCCCATTCACCCGGAACATAACGCTAATTCAAGGAGCAGTCATGAAAGCCCTGAAAGGCACCAAGACCGAACGCAACATCCTGACCGCCTTTGCCGGCGAATCGCAGGCCCGCAATCGCTACGACTATTTCGGCGCCCGCGCCAAAAAGGACGGCTTCGTCCAGATTGCCGACATCTTTGCCGAAACCGCCAGCCAGGAAAAGGAACACGCCAAGCGCCTGTTCAAGTTCCTTGAAGGCGGCGAAGTGGAGATCGTGGCTGCCTTCCCGGCGGGCATCATCGGCGATACCCACGCCAACCTCATCAACTCGGCGGCGGGCGAAAACCACGAGTACACCGAAATGTACCCCTCTTTCGCGCGCATTGCCCGCGAGGAAGGCTTTGACGAGATCGCCAAGGTGTTCATGAGCATCGCCGTGGCCGAAGAATTCCATGAGCGCCGCTTCCTGGGCTTTGCCAAGAACGTCAAGGAAGCCCGCGTGTTCGTTCGCGAATCGTCCGTGGTGTGGCGCTGTCGCAACTGCGGATTCCTGCACGAGGGCAACGAAGCCCCGCACCTGTGCCCCGCCTGTGCCCACCCGCAGGCCCACTTCGAACTGCTGGGCATCAACTGGTAGATCGTTGCGCATCGGGCGCGGGCGGCATGCGGCGTGCGTGTGCCCGCGAACCGGCGCGGCCTGACCAGCATACGGGCCGAAATCCGGGGGGAAGGAGGCTCCATGGCCGATCCCAGGGACATGTGGCGTTGCCAGACCGTCAACTGCGGCTATGTCTACGACCCCGACCGGGGCGACCGGAAGGGCAAGGTGCCGCCGGGCGTCCGCTTTGAAGATTTGCCCGACACCTGGCGCTGCCCGGTGTGCGGCGGCACCAAGCGATGCTTCCGGCCCATGGCCGGGCCCGGGTCCACCGCGCAGCCCGACTGCGAACTGCCCACGGACAGGTGACGCGGGGCAAGGCCGTGGGCCGATGGTGCATGCGCACGACAAGAAAGAAGGCCCGCCGGGGAATCCCGGCGGGCCTTTCGGACAACGGACAAACCCAGACTCTTGCGGGGGAGGGACCCTTTTGGAAAAGGGTCTCCTCCCCCGGCCCCCTCCCCCCCAAAAAAACTTTTGTTTGTGTTTCCTGTGTATTACGAAAGCACAAAACATGGGGATTCAAGGGGCGGCAGCCGCTCTGCGATCGCCATCCGTAAGGCTCGCAAGCGCGCCTAACGGCTGCCGTCCTTGGCCGCCGGAGGCGTTCAAAAACAGACGTTGCCAATAGCCGCAAAGGCCCGCCGGGAAATCCCGGCGGGCCTTTGCGTGCAGTGTGACCGACAGTCGGGCGGCCTGCGTGGTGGTGGCGGCGGGTGCGCCCGTTGGCGCCACGTGCCCGCCTATTTGCCCATCTGGCGGGTGGCGAATTCCAGCATCTTGCGCGCCTCGTCGAAGTCGGGCTTCAGTTGCAGCGCTGCCGAGGCGGCCTTGGCCACCTTGTCCCACTTGCGCCAGTCCACGTACAGGCGGCCGATGTTGAAGAACAGGTTGGGGTCGCGTCCGGTGTACTGGGCGGCCTTGAAATAGTACTTTTCCGCCACGTCGAACTTGCCCATCTTGCGCAGGGCCATGCCGATGCGGTTGTACAGGTGGACGGATTCCGGGCTCTGGTCCAGGGCCTGGGCCAGATAGTCGAAGGCTTCCTCGTACCGGCCCGCCTTCAGGAACCGTTCGCCGATGTCTCCCTTCAGCGCCGGATCGTCGCTGAACTCCACCACCAGTTGCCGGAACACGTCGTTGGCGGCGTCGTAGTCCTTGCCGTCCAGCAGCTTCTGGCCGCGTTCCAGTTCGGACTGCTTGCGGGCCTCCATGGCCTTGATGTGTTCCTGCGCCTCGTTCACGGCGGCTTCGTTCACCGCCTTGACCAGTTCGCGCACGGTGTCCAGCACCTGGCGTTCCGAACCGGGCTTGTAGTCGATCCTGAGCGGAAAGACCTTGCGCAGTTCCGGGTCGTTGTCGAGGTAGGCGCAGGCGTCGGCCAGCATGCGCTCGAATTCTTCGCGCTCGGCCTTCATCAGCGGGTTTTTCAGCACCAGCACCAGCGCCTCGTGAAAGGACTGGGCGGCAGGCATCACCTTGCCCTGGCGCAGCAGGGAGCGCACCTGGGTAAGCAGTTGTCGTGCCTTGGTGAGGTCGTTGGACATGCATCGCCCCCGGAGTGGCGTGGCGCGTAAAGGGGCAAGGCCCCGTAAGCGAAGGGGCGCGGCGTGCCTGTACCGCGCCCCCCTGGGTCAAGTCGTAGAGCTGGTGGCGTGGCCCCTAGCGGCCCACGGCCTCCCGCACCATGCCCCTGAACCGGGCGAAGAAGTAGCGGCTGTCGGTGGGGCCGGGGCTTGCTTCCGGGTGGTGCTGCACGGCCAGGATGGGCCTGGTCTTGTGGGCAAACCCTTCCAGCGTGCCGTCGTTCAGGTTCACATGGGTTATTTCTACGTCGGGCACGCTCTCTATGTCCACGCAGAACCCGTGATTTTGCGAAGAGATTTCGATGTGCCCGGTCACCAGGTCCTTGACCGGGTGGTTGCACCCGTGGTGGCCGAACTTCAGCTTGTGGGTGGTGCCACCAAGGGCGTGTCCCAGCAACTGGTGGCCAAGGCAGATGCCCGCCACCGGCATGCGTTCGGTCATCACGCGGATTTCGCGCACTTCGTCGGTAAGGGTGGCCGGGTCGCCGGGGCCGTTGGACAGGAACACCGCTTCGGCGCCGCTGGCCGCCACCTGCATGGCCGTGAACGACGGCGGCACCACCAGCAGGTCGAAGCCCTGGTCGGTGAGCAGGCGCAGGATGTTCCACTTGATGCCGTAGTCGTACACCACCAGGCGCGGACCGGGGCCGGGCCAGGCGTAGGCGCCGTCTGCGGCCAGTTGCACCGGCTGGGGGCGGGTGCCGTCCCAGCGGTAGGGCGTGGCGGGGGCCACCCTGGTGACCAGGTTCTGGCCTTCCATGGTGGGCAGGGCGCGGGCGCGGCGCACCAGTTCGTCGCGGTCGTCCGTCTCGGTGGAGATGATGCCGCGCATGGCGCCGTTGATGCGCAGGTGCCGGGTAAGGGCGCGGGTGTCGATGCCCTCTATGCCCATCACCCCGTGCTGCGCCAGATAGTCGGGCAGCGACATTTTGGCCCGCCAGTTGGAGGGCGTCCTGCAACATTCCTTGACGATGAAGGCCTCCACATGGACCTTGCCGGATTCCATGTCCTCGGCCGTCACGCCGTAGTTGCCGATGAGAGGGTAGGTCATGCAGACCATCTGCCCGGCGTACGAGGGGTCCGTCAGGACCTCCTGGTAGCCCGTCATCCCGGTATTGAAGATGACCTCGCCGCCCGATTCGCCGCGACCGGTGAACGAGCGCCCCTCAAGTACGAAGCCGTCTTCCAGGGCCAGGAAAGCTCTCATCCTTCGTTCTCCCCAAGCAGGTTGATGATGATGCCGATGTCTTCGGGCCGGTCCACCCCGTGGGTACGGTAGGTGGTGGGCACGACCCGGATGGGAATGCCGTTTTCGAGCAGCCGCAGCTGCTCCAGTTTCTCGCGCCGCTCAAGGGAAGAGGGCGCCAGTTGCGTGAAGGCGCGCAACGCCTCCAGCCGGAAGGCGTACAGCCCGACATGGCCGAGGTAGGCCGGGCCGGCTGCCGCATCGCCCGCCTGCGCGCCGCCGTCCCGTGCGAAGGGAATGGCCGCGCGCGAAAAGTACAGTGCGTCGCCGTTGGCCGCCGTGACCACCTTGACCCGGTCGGGGCTGGCGGCTTCCGCCGCGTCGATGGCCATGGCCAGGGTGGCGACGCGCACCCGCGCGCCGTCCTTTGCCGCGGTGAACGGGGCCACCAGCTGGCTGAGCATGCGCGGGTCCAGCGCGGGCTCGTCGCCCTGGATGTTCACCACCACCGCGTCGTCGGGCAGCCCCGCCTTGCCGGACGATTCCAGATCACGGCCCAGCAGGCAGGCCGCCTCGTACACCCGGTCGGTGCCGCTTTCATGGTCGGGCCGGGTCATGACGAAAGGCACATCCAGCCGGTGCGCGGCCTGCGCGATGCGTTCGTCGTCCGTGGCCAGCACCACCTTGCACAGTTCCGGGCAACGGGCCGCGCGCTGGTACACATGCCAGAACATGGGCATGCCCGCGATGTCGGCCAGCGGCTTGCCGGGAAAACGGGACGAGGCGTAGCGTGCGGGAATGATGCCGTAGCAGGTGGGAAATGCCGTCATCTCGTCAGGTGGCCCTGCGGCTTGCGGTTGGGGTGCGGAGGCATTGGGGTGATGCTCCGGGCGCGAAACTTTCGGACAATAACCGAAAATATCAGGCCGGGAAAGCGTCTTGTGGAAAATGACGCATCAGTCCGGAATGGCTGACGAAAATGTAAAATGGCCGGTGTTCCCGTGTCGCGCCGCCGTCCGCCCCGTTTCGTGGCCGTCCCGCAGGGCCCCGCCCCGGCGGTTGACCGCTCTCCTCAGGTGTAGCATAACTCCGCTTCTCGCGCGGGCAAGGCCCGCCCCCCTTTTTTTGTCGCGCCGCCCCTGTTTTCGTGTTGCGAGCCGTTGCGCGCCCCCCAGGCCGCCGCCCGTGCCCGCGCCGGGTTCCATGCCCGGTCCGACAGGACGTTGCACATTCCGGGCATTCTCCATCCCGACGATCATCGGTCATCGCCATTTGACCGCCAGACCCCTTCAAGGACCATTGCCGTGAGCAGCAGACTGGAACGCGAGGCCGCGCGCCGCCGCACCTTTGCCATCATCAGCCACCCCGACGCGGGCAAGACCACCCTGACCGAAAAGCTGCTGCTGTTCGGCGGGGCCATCCAGATGGCCGGTTCGGTCAAGGCCCGCAAGGCCGCCCGGCACGCCACCTCG
This genomic window from Nitratidesulfovibrio sp. SRB-5 contains:
- a CDS encoding Fur family transcriptional regulator, with product MTQPQQTRMTKQRMVILEELRNVHSHPTADEVYGMVRQRLPRISLGTVYRNLDLLAESGDILKLESAGAQKRFDGNVTPHQHVRCTQCGRVGDVMEPVRLPDISGAGAPGFIILSGRIEFEGVCEACASKN
- the rbr gene encoding rubrerythrin; translated protein: MKALKGTKTERNILTAFAGESQARNRYDYFGARAKKDGFVQIADIFAETASQEKEHAKRLFKFLEGGEVEIVAAFPAGIIGDTHANLINSAAGENHEYTEMYPSFARIAREEGFDEIAKVFMSIAVAEEFHERRFLGFAKNVKEARVFVRESSVVWRCRNCGFLHEGNEAPHLCPACAHPQAHFELLGINW
- a CDS encoding rubredoxin — encoded protein: MADPRDMWRCQTVNCGYVYDPDRGDRKGKVPPGVRFEDLPDTWRCPVCGGTKRCFRPMAGPGSTAQPDCELPTDR
- a CDS encoding tetratricopeptide repeat protein produces the protein MSNDLTKARQLLTQVRSLLRQGKVMPAAQSFHEALVLVLKNPLMKAEREEFERMLADACAYLDNDPELRKVFPLRIDYKPGSERQVLDTVRELVKAVNEAAVNEAQEHIKAMEARKQSELERGQKLLDGKDYDAANDVFRQLVVEFSDDPALKGDIGERFLKAGRYEEAFDYLAQALDQSPESVHLYNRIGMALRKMGKFDVAEKYYFKAAQYTGRDPNLFFNIGRLYVDWRKWDKVAKAASAALQLKPDFDEARKMLEFATRQMGK
- the carA gene encoding glutamine-hydrolyzing carbamoyl-phosphate synthase small subunit produces the protein MRAFLALEDGFVLEGRSFTGRGESGGEVIFNTGMTGYQEVLTDPSYAGQMVCMTYPLIGNYGVTAEDMESGKVHVEAFIVKECCRTPSNWRAKMSLPDYLAQHGVMGIEGIDTRALTRHLRINGAMRGIISTETDDRDELVRRARALPTMEGQNLVTRVAPATPYRWDGTRPQPVQLAADGAYAWPGPGPRLVVYDYGIKWNILRLLTDQGFDLLVVPPSFTAMQVAASGAEAVFLSNGPGDPATLTDEVREIRVMTERMPVAGICLGHQLLGHALGGTTHKLKFGHHGCNHPVKDLVTGHIEISSQNHGFCVDIESVPDVEITHVNLNDGTLEGFAHKTRPILAVQHHPEASPGPTDSRYFFARFRGMVREAVGR
- the kdsB gene encoding 3-deoxy-manno-octulosonate cytidylyltransferase — translated: MTAFPTCYGIIPARYASSRFPGKPLADIAGMPMFWHVYQRAARCPELCKVVLATDDERIAQAAHRLDVPFVMTRPDHESGTDRVYEAACLLGRDLESSGKAGLPDDAVVVNIQGDEPALDPRMLSQLVAPFTAAKDGARVRVATLAMAIDAAEAASPDRVKVVTAANGDALYFSRAAIPFARDGGAQAGDAAAGPAYLGHVGLYAFRLEALRAFTQLAPSSLERREKLEQLRLLENGIPIRVVPTTYRTHGVDRPEDIGIIINLLGENEG